A portion of the Bacteroidota bacterium genome contains these proteins:
- a CDS encoding gliding motility-associated C-terminal domain-containing protein, with amino-acid sequence MLVSVCTRIDGIDKPVHITSVCLNKADSSATLKWITTPDACNSFVSYQIYGRDEASSPYELIATESLLNQSTATLKLKNNKEWEFFIVTRYTCNGTDTLVSDTIKVDTEQPVEWELDSVSVDLKTQKTIIGWKPHPAKDSKGFYVYYMGVTNILLADTTGLYFQDSFYGKPNQKSEQYALATYDSCGNASPISNGMKTIYLNGNLDTCGRKINLYWTHYQGVNIKNYFVKVSSDSFSNYSIATTLDSNIDSFKIENLDPGRRYCIVTQMIGDSGISSTSNRLCFETPTPVGATNNIFTTTVREDKTIQIDFMSNLKQGTINLLKSSDGNQYSVFKIYDAKDFPGNVSVIDNAVNVDSNIYYYQITHRDQCNYVIPQDSSPVSNSILLKVTASDIESELNWNNYNTFASGVGQYQVHKEFGLEIHPRFTWNLTDVLNPNQTTSFDVYQHQEYAYKLCYVVSAIEDKLNQFNRQDTAFSNSSCFIRELVVYFPNAFAPRGINTFFKPIGIGIIEKDNASILQVYNRWGEKIFETYNVSLGWDGKDRAGNICQSGTYVYYAKIKGELGEAVEFKGTFYLID; translated from the coding sequence TTGCTTGTATCAGTTTGTACTCGTATTGATGGGATAGACAAACCGGTTCATATTACAAGTGTTTGCTTAAACAAAGCTGACTCAAGTGCTACACTCAAATGGATAACCACTCCGGACGCATGTAACTCCTTTGTTTCTTATCAAATATACGGTAGAGACGAAGCTTCTTCGCCTTATGAACTGATTGCAACTGAAAGTCTTTTGAATCAATCTACCGCAACACTAAAACTTAAAAATAACAAAGAATGGGAGTTTTTTATTGTAACTCGGTATACGTGCAACGGAACAGACACACTTGTTTCAGACACAATAAAAGTTGATACTGAACAACCCGTTGAATGGGAGTTGGATTCTGTCAGCGTGGACTTAAAAACCCAAAAAACAATCATTGGTTGGAAACCTCATCCCGCTAAGGACAGCAAAGGATTCTATGTATATTATATGGGAGTTACCAATATTTTGCTTGCAGACACAACCGGACTCTATTTTCAGGACTCATTCTATGGCAAACCAAATCAAAAGTCTGAACAATATGCTTTGGCTACTTATGACAGTTGTGGAAATGCTTCACCCATATCTAATGGAATGAAAACCATTTATTTAAATGGAAATTTGGATACGTGTGGTAGGAAAATTAATTTATATTGGACTCATTATCAGGGAGTAAACATAAAAAATTATTTTGTCAAAGTAAGTTCGGATTCTTTTTCAAACTATTCCATAGCCACGACACTTGATAGCAATATAGATTCATTTAAGATTGAAAATTTAGACCCCGGAAGAAGGTATTGTATTGTTACTCAGATGATTGGAGATTCAGGAATTTCCAGCACTTCAAACCGACTTTGCTTTGAAACACCAACGCCTGTTGGAGCCACAAACAATATTTTCACAACCACGGTAAGAGAAGATAAAACCATTCAAATTGATTTTATGAGCAATTTGAAACAAGGCACCATTAATCTGCTTAAATCCTCAGATGGAAACCAATATTCGGTATTCAAAATATATGATGCAAAAGATTTTCCGGGAAATGTTTCAGTTATTGACAATGCTGTGAATGTTGATTCCAATATATATTACTATCAAATTACCCATCGAGATCAATGCAACTATGTAATCCCGCAAGATTCAAGCCCTGTTTCTAATTCGATTTTATTAAAAGTTACAGCATCGGACATAGAATCCGAACTTAACTGGAACAATTATAACACTTTTGCTTCAGGAGTTGGCCAATACCAAGTGCACAAGGAGTTTGGTTTAGAAATTCACCCTCGTTTCACGTGGAACTTGACGGACGTATTAAACCCAAACCAAACTACATCTTTTGATGTTTATCAGCATCAGGAATATGCTTATAAACTTTGTTATGTTGTTTCTGCAATAGAAGATAAGCTTAACCAATTTAATAGACAAGATACAGCATTTTCCAATTCTTCATGTTTTATCAGAGAGCTTGTTGTTTATTTTCCAAATGCATTTGCACCCAGAGGGATTAATACATTTTTTAAACCCATAGGAATAGGAATTATTGAAAAAGATAATGCTTCTATTTTGCAGGTTTATAACCGATGGGGAGAAAAAATATTTGAAACCTACAATGTTAGTCTAGGCTGGGATGGCAAAGACCGTGCAGGCAATATTTGTCAGTCGGGTACCTACGTTTATTATGCCAAAATAAAAGGAGAATTAGGCGAAGCCGTAGAATTTAAAGGAACTTTTTATTTGATAGATTAA
- a CDS encoding insulinase family protein, whose amino-acid sequence MIKYSEFVLDNGLRVIHYHNPNTPLAVLNVLYNVGSRDENPTHTGLAHLFEHLMFSGSVNIEDFDTHLQKAGGNNNAFTNTDITNYYQTLPAENIETAFWLESDRMLSLSFKQEALDVQKGVVVQEFRQRYLNQPYGDLWLKIRPLVYKTHPYNWATIGKSVEDIEKTTLDDIRSFFAKYYNPTNAILCVAGNVSLEKTKDLCHKWFAPIPAGAANPNYYPKELEQTKAVVETVYEEVPQDMVAIVFKSVARMDKRYYASDLLSDVLGRAESSRLFDNLVRKQQLFSTISAYISGESDEGTFVIQGRISQGIRPEQASEAIWEQIEIIKQEGNLSKNELEKVKNKSETVYQFGLTQMLNVATALCVAKNQGEIELINTEPELTRAVSVNDVVEFAKQFLTKERSVTLYYLSKERR is encoded by the coding sequence ATGATAAAGTATTCGGAGTTTGTTTTGGACAATGGTTTACGCGTGATTCATTACCACAATCCAAACACCCCTCTTGCGGTTTTGAATGTATTGTATAATGTGGGTTCAAGAGATGAAAACCCAACACACACGGGTTTGGCTCATTTGTTTGAACATCTGATGTTCAGCGGTTCTGTCAATATCGAAGATTTTGATACTCATTTGCAAAAAGCGGGTGGAAACAACAATGCTTTTACCAACACTGATATCACCAACTATTATCAAACCCTGCCGGCTGAAAATATAGAAACCGCTTTTTGGTTAGAATCGGATAGAATGTTGTCTTTGTCTTTTAAGCAAGAAGCATTGGATGTGCAAAAGGGTGTTGTAGTGCAAGAGTTCAGGCAACGATATTTGAATCAGCCTTATGGGGATCTTTGGCTTAAAATAAGACCTTTGGTTTATAAAACTCATCCTTATAATTGGGCAACAATTGGTAAATCAGTAGAAGATATAGAGAAAACCACATTGGATGATATTCGTAGTTTTTTCGCAAAATATTATAATCCTACCAATGCAATTCTTTGTGTAGCAGGCAATGTGAGCCTTGAAAAAACCAAAGATCTTTGTCATAAATGGTTTGCACCTATTCCAGCGGGTGCAGCCAACCCTAATTACTACCCCAAAGAGTTGGAACAAACAAAAGCGGTCGTAGAAACGGTTTATGAAGAAGTTCCTCAGGATATGGTAGCCATTGTTTTTAAGTCAGTAGCACGAATGGATAAAAGATATTATGCTTCGGATTTGCTTTCAGATGTATTGGGTAGAGCAGAATCCTCGCGTCTATTTGACAATCTGGTGCGAAAACAACAGCTTTTCAGCACCATTTCAGCCTATATTTCAGGAGAATCAGATGAAGGTACATTTGTGATTCAGGGCAGAATCAGTCAGGGCATAAGACCAGAACAGGCTTCAGAAGCAATATGGGAGCAAATTGAAATCATTAAACAGGAAGGAAACCTAAGTAAAAATGAACTTGAAAAAGTAAAAAACAAATCAGAAACAGTCTATCAATTTGGTTTGACCCAAATGTTAAATGTAGCTACGGCATTGTGTGTTGCAAAAAATCAAGGAGAAATAGAACTCATAAACACCGAACCCGAACTAACCCGTGCAGTGAGCGTAAATGATGTGGTTGAATTTGCTAAACAATTTTTGACCAAAGAAAGAAGCGTTACCCTTTATTACCTTAGCAAAGAAAGAAGATGA
- a CDS encoding Ig-like domain-containing protein — MKQVNILSLFFLMVLWGCANMLAPTGGPKDTKPPKVTKAEPKKNQTSYHKSYIKLTFDEYVSIDNLNNELIVSPPLKYKPISKISGKTAIISWTDTLIPNTTYTFNFGGSIKDINEGNVYENFTLTFSTGTEIDSAEYSGKIMKTDKAEPLKAAYVYLSNLPITDSTFFSVKALYQTKTNSQGDFHFQGLKPSQYFLYFLEDKNSNKSADNGEYVGFADTQIVVKYPLQVEKADTTLNSFTSSQKNVFLSFPYYTPAKRVFKSISAENSGQIALLWQDQVFSPEIVVKTKSGEPLLALNNRDTLLVFVHHKDSLQIEVQNIKGERLFLSDTIRMLSKPMPLRLFTTPNDIGVRYDSMFKITSNHFIQAIDSSKIWLKYDSVSIQPRVTWNPHEIFVWFQFEEGKKYEITLHDSAIRYQDSIWSSKIAPFKKEIAEQKELSHYELKFKRESMEFNNMALIIEITYNNEKYYRYLKPEDSILTLSNLQSGSYSLKVIADRNENGIWDTGDISTLTQAEKMLIIAQPVEVKKGWDGDAEIVL; from the coding sequence ATGAAGCAGGTCAATATTCTTTCTTTATTCTTTTTAATGGTACTATGGGGTTGTGCCAATATGCTTGCACCCACTGGGGGTCCAAAGGATACGAAGCCACCCAAAGTTACCAAAGCCGAACCGAAAAAAAACCAGACTTCTTATCATAAATCATATATCAAACTCACTTTTGATGAATATGTAAGTATTGACAATTTAAACAATGAATTGATTGTTTCTCCTCCACTCAAATACAAGCCTATTTCAAAAATCTCAGGTAAAACTGCCATTATTTCATGGACAGATACGTTGATACCTAACACTACATATACGTTTAATTTTGGAGGAAGTATCAAGGATATTAATGAAGGAAATGTATATGAGAATTTTACGCTAACATTCTCAACCGGAACAGAGATAGATTCAGCCGAGTATTCGGGTAAAATTATGAAGACAGATAAGGCAGAACCGCTCAAAGCCGCTTATGTTTATTTGTCAAACCTGCCCATTACAGATTCTACTTTTTTTTCGGTTAAAGCACTCTATCAAACCAAGACAAATTCACAAGGAGACTTTCATTTTCAGGGTTTGAAACCTTCGCAGTATTTTCTCTATTTTTTGGAAGATAAGAATTCAAATAAAAGTGCAGACAATGGCGAGTATGTTGGATTTGCCGATACTCAAATAGTTGTCAAATATCCTCTTCAGGTTGAAAAGGCAGACACAACACTCAATTCATTTACATCATCTCAAAAGAATGTCTTTCTTTCATTTCCATATTATACACCTGCGAAAAGGGTTTTTAAGAGTATAAGCGCTGAAAATTCAGGACAAATTGCTTTGCTCTGGCAGGACCAAGTATTTAGTCCGGAAATTGTTGTCAAAACAAAATCCGGTGAACCATTATTAGCATTGAATAATAGAGATACACTATTGGTTTTTGTGCATCATAAAGACTCGCTTCAGATTGAAGTGCAAAATATAAAGGGAGAAAGATTGTTTTTGAGTGATACTATTAGAATGTTGTCTAAACCCATGCCTTTACGTTTGTTCACTACTCCAAACGATATTGGTGTTCGATACGATTCAATGTTTAAAATCACTTCAAATCACTTCATACAAGCCATTGATAGCTCCAAGATTTGGCTCAAATATGACTCTGTTTCTATCCAACCGAGGGTAACGTGGAACCCTCATGAAATTTTTGTATGGTTTCAATTTGAAGAAGGTAAAAAATATGAAATTACATTGCATGACAGTGCTATTCGATACCAAGACTCAATTTGGAGTTCCAAAATTGCTCCTTTTAAGAAAGAAATAGCCGAGCAAAAGGAGCTGAGCCACTATGAATTGAAGTTCAAACGTGAAAGTATGGAATTCAATAATATGGCACTCATTATTGAAATCACTTATAACAACGAAAAATACTACCGCTATTTGAAACCGGAAGATAGTATTTTGACCTTATCCAATTTACAATCCGGTTCATATTCATTAAAAGTAATTGCAGATAGAAACGAAAATGGGATTTGGGATACAGGCGATATTTCAACCCTAACCCAAGCAGAAAAAATGCTGATTATTGCTCAACCTGTCGAAGTGAAAAAGGGCTGGGATGGAGATGCAGAAATTGTACTATAA
- the ybeY gene encoding rRNA maturation RNase YbeY, whose product MIELNNTYNLEFPNSVREVYKKGIEAIMIDHKKDFASITVTLLTDDALLEINQNFLKHDFYTDIITFTYSEENEPIEAELFISADMVASNAKKYNVTYHKELLRVIFHGCLHLCGFNDYTEKEKREMKREENFYVMKYALKY is encoded by the coding sequence ATGATAGAACTAAACAATACGTATAATTTAGAATTTCCTAATTCGGTAAGAGAAGTTTACAAAAAAGGAATTGAAGCAATTATGATTGACCATAAAAAAGATTTTGCGAGCATTACTGTTACCTTATTAACAGATGATGCATTATTAGAAATCAATCAGAATTTTTTGAAGCATGATTTTTATACTGATATTATTACTTTTACCTATTCAGAAGAAAATGAACCAATTGAAGCAGAATTGTTTATCAGTGCAGACATGGTTGCAAGTAATGCCAAAAAGTATAATGTTACCTATCATAAAGAGTTATTAAGAGTAATTTTTCATGGATGTTTACACTTGTGCGGTTTTAATGATTATACTGAAAAAGAAAAAAGAGAGATGAAAAGAGAAGAAAACTTCTATGTAATGAAATACGCTCTGAAGTATTAG
- a CDS encoding insulinase family protein, which yields MNNSNLRQSQPPIYPLTLPLLSNPEKLSKGIFGFFKADTSVFRLDIVFPNAGIGNSTQRATNIFCGDLLMSGTANFSAQELNEQLDFFGAYTSVTTNYFKTVMSVYGLERYFDSILHLITEAVNHSNFPEEELEILKKQKIQNLRIQKQKTTHQSTVLMNKLWYGENSILGKTSTEEDYSRITREMVLSEFKKNFSELFVILTSSPELKSKVSILQTDLGDKLSDNTNFAVEKIVFTKQMPNQAQEFFELPNTNQTSFRARLEVIPRTAENYVNIAFLNLILGGYFGSRLMKNIREDKGWTYGISSSIINFENNAYIEISGDINIDKAKAVKEEIFKEFEKLCNTPIDKTEFENAKNYYLGNLQSMFDEFLTYSERQIALLETKQTLEWYNLFGKQINELKPENIRQAAQNYLDSKSLIYTWSGPNP from the coding sequence ATGAACAACTCAAATTTAAGACAATCACAGCCGCCCATTTATCCTTTGACTCTTCCCTTGTTAAGCAATCCGGAAAAGCTCTCAAAAGGGATTTTTGGATTTTTCAAGGCAGATACTTCTGTTTTTAGATTGGATATAGTTTTTCCAAATGCCGGCATAGGAAACAGCACTCAACGTGCAACTAATATTTTTTGTGGAGATTTGTTGATGTCGGGTACTGCAAATTTTTCGGCTCAAGAACTTAATGAACAACTTGATTTCTTTGGTGCTTATACCTCTGTAACAACCAATTATTTCAAAACCGTAATGTCTGTTTATGGGCTTGAAAGATATTTTGATTCAATTCTGCATCTGATTACAGAAGCTGTAAACCACTCCAATTTTCCTGAAGAAGAACTTGAAATTTTGAAGAAGCAGAAAATTCAAAATCTACGCATTCAAAAACAAAAAACCACACATCAAAGTACGGTTTTGATGAATAAATTGTGGTATGGAGAAAATTCAATTTTGGGAAAAACCTCAACAGAAGAAGATTACAGCCGTATTACACGTGAAATGGTTTTGAGTGAATTTAAAAAGAATTTCTCCGAATTATTTGTGATTTTGACCTCCTCACCGGAATTGAAAAGTAAAGTTTCGATTCTTCAAACAGACTTAGGTGATAAATTGTCTGACAATACAAATTTTGCAGTTGAAAAAATTGTTTTTACAAAACAAATGCCTAACCAAGCACAAGAGTTTTTCGAACTTCCTAATACAAATCAAACCAGCTTTAGAGCAAGGCTTGAAGTAATACCACGAACTGCTGAAAACTATGTTAACATTGCATTTTTAAACTTGATTTTAGGAGGATATTTCGGCTCCAGGTTGATGAAAAATATACGCGAAGACAAGGGTTGGACTTATGGTATTTCGAGCTCAATTATCAATTTTGAAAACAATGCTTATATTGAAATATCAGGCGATATCAATATTGACAAAGCCAAAGCTGTCAAAGAAGAGATTTTCAAAGAGTTTGAAAAACTTTGCAATACCCCAATAGATAAAACAGAGTTTGAAAATGCCAAAAACTACTATTTGGGAAATCTTCAAAGCATGTTTGACGAGTTCTTAACCTATTCAGAAAGGCAAATAGCGCTATTAGAAACAAAACAAACACTCGAATGGTATAATTTGTTTGGAAAACAAATTAATGAGCTTAAACCCGAAAATATTCGCCAAGCAGCACAAAATTATTTAGATTCAAAATCGTTAATCTATACGTGGTCAGGTCCCAATCCATAA
- the mnmG gene encoding tRNA uridine-5-carboxymethylaminomethyl(34) synthesis enzyme MnmG: MIFEKYDIIVVGAGHAGSEAAHAAGKLGSKVLLITMNMEVIAKMSCNPAMGGVAKGQIVREIDALGGMSGIITDNTMIQFRMLNRSKGAAMWSPRAQSDRMRFSEEWRLALEHNPNVDFFQDSVTEILVENNKVIGVKTQMGQTIHTKSVIVTSGTFLNGKIHIGRKSYGGGRMGEKASTGITASLENFGFESGRMKTGTPPRLDGRTINYAVMEEQKGDENPGKFSFSDVTKPLTHQKSCFITYTNETVHEILREGFADSPMFAGDIHGIGPRYCPSIEDKINRFAERNRHQIFVEPEGWNTIEVYVNGFSSSLPEAIQQRALQQIKGFENVKMFRPGYAIEYDYFPPTQLKLSLETKLIDNLYFAGQINGTTGYEEAACQGLMAGINAHQKLKENDPLILDRSEAYIGVLIDDLINKGTEEPYRMFTSRAEYRILLRQDNADIRLTPLGRKIGLAEESRENRLEQKLKNIGELTHELDSQNFTPDDINPVLEKLGTPLVEQKIKASKILLRPQVSMQDLKQVESLNKVISSMPEDDITQTEISIKYASYIAKEKETADKIKRLENVKLNPDFDYGKIVSLSSESRQKLSKIRPETLGQASRISGVSPADISVLLVYFGR; the protein is encoded by the coding sequence ATGATTTTTGAAAAATATGATATAATTGTAGTTGGAGCGGGACATGCCGGCAGTGAAGCCGCTCATGCAGCGGGCAAACTTGGTTCAAAAGTTCTGCTCATTACGATGAATATGGAGGTAATAGCTAAAATGAGTTGCAACCCGGCAATGGGTGGAGTGGCAAAAGGTCAGATTGTACGTGAGATTGATGCACTCGGAGGAATGTCCGGAATTATTACGGACAATACCATGATACAATTCAGAATGCTAAACCGTTCCAAAGGTGCTGCCATGTGGAGCCCTCGCGCACAAAGTGATAGAATGCGATTTAGCGAAGAGTGGAGGTTGGCATTAGAACACAATCCCAATGTAGATTTCTTCCAAGATTCAGTTACCGAAATCCTTGTTGAAAATAACAAAGTTATAGGTGTAAAAACTCAGATGGGGCAAACCATTCATACAAAGTCTGTTATAGTAACCAGTGGAACTTTTTTGAATGGGAAAATTCATATAGGGCGAAAGAGTTATGGTGGAGGTAGAATGGGAGAAAAAGCTTCGACCGGAATCACAGCTAGTCTTGAAAACTTTGGTTTTGAATCAGGGAGAATGAAGACAGGTACTCCTCCGCGTTTGGATGGGCGCACAATTAATTATGCCGTGATGGAAGAACAGAAAGGAGATGAAAATCCCGGCAAGTTTTCTTTTTCTGATGTAACCAAACCGCTCACCCACCAAAAAAGTTGTTTTATTACCTATACCAATGAGACAGTGCATGAAATTTTGCGTGAAGGGTTTGCTGATAGCCCAATGTTTGCCGGTGATATTCATGGAATAGGTCCTCGTTACTGCCCATCTATTGAAGATAAAATCAATAGATTTGCTGAGCGAAACAGACATCAAATATTTGTTGAGCCTGAAGGCTGGAATACAATAGAGGTTTATGTAAATGGTTTTTCATCTTCTTTGCCGGAAGCTATTCAACAAAGAGCATTACAACAAATTAAAGGATTTGAAAATGTCAAAATGTTTAGACCCGGTTATGCAATCGAATATGATTATTTTCCACCTACACAATTGAAGTTGAGTTTGGAAACCAAACTAATTGATAATCTGTATTTTGCAGGTCAAATTAACGGAACGACCGGATATGAAGAAGCAGCTTGCCAAGGATTAATGGCGGGTATCAATGCACATCAAAAGTTGAAAGAAAATGATCCACTTATTCTGGATAGATCAGAGGCTTACATTGGTGTACTGATTGATGATTTAATAAACAAAGGAACCGAAGAACCGTATCGAATGTTTACATCAAGGGCTGAATATCGTATCTTGCTTAGACAAGACAATGCCGACATCCGTCTGACACCCTTAGGAAGAAAGATTGGATTGGCTGAAGAATCGCGTGAAAATAGATTAGAACAAAAACTAAAAAATATTGGAGAACTAACACATGAGCTTGACAGTCAAAACTTTACACCTGATGACATAAACCCTGTTTTAGAAAAATTAGGCACCCCTCTTGTAGAACAGAAAATTAAAGCCTCTAAAATCTTGTTAAGACCTCAAGTAAGCATGCAGGATTTAAAACAAGTAGAATCTCTGAACAAGGTTATAAGTTCTATGCCCGAAGATGATATCACTCAAACTGAAATCAGCATTAAATACGCCTCCTATATTGCAAAAGAAAAAGAAACTGCAGACAAGATAAAGCGCTTAGAAAATGTGAAATTAAATCCCGATTTTGACTATGGCAAAATTGTGTCTCTAAGTTCCGAATCACGTCAGAAACTGAGCAAAATAAGACCTGAGACATTGGGGCAAGCAAGCAGAATAAGCGGAGTTTCACCGGCAGATATTTCGGTTTTATTGGTTTATTTTGGACGCTGA
- the lysS gene encoding lysine--tRNA ligase, whose translation MDLNEHQLLRRQALEEIKKAGIDPYPAAEYVINTSAQDILTNYQNEKSAFKNISIAGRLMTRRIMGKASFAVLQDSTGKIQLYFNRDEICPGEDKMLYNDLFKKWLDIGDIIGVKGYVFTTQTGEISIHVQAFQLLSKSLNPLPLPKEKDGVIHDAFTDPELRYRMRYVDLIVNPQIKETFIKRSKLVQSLRETFNGHGYTEVETPILQPIHGGAAARPFVTHHNALDMTLYLRIANELYLKRLIVGGFEGVYEFAKNFRNEGIDRTHNPEFTGLEIYVAYKDYNWMMNFVEEMLEKAALDVNATTDAKVGNNTISFARPYKRISMYDAIKEHTGIDISNMDENQLRETCKKLGLVVDDSMGKGKLVDELFSEKCEHNYIQPTFITDYPIEMSPLTKKHRTKAGLVERFELFVNGKEIANAYSELNDPIDQRERFEDQLKLAGRGDDEAMPLDEDFLRALEYAMPPTSGLGIGIDRLTMMLTNQSSIQEVLFFPQMRPE comes from the coding sequence ATGGATCTCAACGAACATCAGTTACTCAGAAGACAAGCTCTGGAAGAAATAAAAAAAGCGGGTATAGACCCGTATCCCGCAGCAGAGTACGTAATAAATACTTCTGCTCAAGACATTTTGACTAATTATCAAAATGAAAAAAGTGCTTTTAAGAATATTTCAATTGCCGGTCGTTTGATGACACGCAGGATTATGGGCAAAGCATCTTTTGCAGTTTTGCAGGACAGCACAGGCAAAATTCAACTGTATTTTAACCGCGATGAAATTTGTCCCGGTGAAGACAAAATGCTCTATAATGATTTATTCAAAAAATGGTTAGATATTGGTGATATTATTGGAGTTAAGGGTTATGTATTTACTACACAAACCGGTGAAATATCAATTCACGTACAAGCATTTCAATTGTTATCCAAATCACTGAATCCGTTGCCATTACCAAAAGAAAAAGATGGTGTTATTCATGATGCTTTTACAGATCCCGAATTGCGTTATCGAATGCGTTATGTGGATTTGATTGTTAACCCACAAATCAAGGAGACTTTTATCAAACGCAGCAAGTTAGTACAATCTCTGAGAGAGACCTTTAATGGACATGGATATACTGAGGTAGAAACTCCTATTCTGCAACCCATACACGGAGGAGCTGCTGCCCGACCTTTTGTTACACATCACAATGCGCTGGACATGACTTTGTATTTGCGTATTGCCAATGAGTTGTATCTAAAAAGGCTGATTGTGGGCGGTTTTGAAGGGGTTTACGAATTTGCCAAAAACTTTAGAAACGAAGGTATTGACCGCACTCACAACCCTGAATTTACAGGACTTGAAATCTATGTTGCATACAAAGATTACAACTGGATGATGAATTTTGTGGAAGAAATGCTAGAAAAAGCTGCCCTTGATGTGAATGCAACAACGGATGCCAAAGTTGGAAACAATACAATAAGTTTTGCACGCCCATACAAACGTATCAGCATGTATGATGCTATCAAAGAACACACCGGCATCGATATCAGCAATATGGATGAAAATCAGCTACGTGAAACATGTAAAAAATTGGGACTTGTGGTTGACGACAGCATGGGGAAAGGCAAGTTGGTGGATGAACTATTCAGCGAAAAATGTGAGCACAACTATATTCAGCCTACTTTTATCACAGATTACCCCATTGAAATGAGTCCATTGACCAAAAAGCATAGAACCAAAGCAGGACTTGTGGAACGTTTTGAACTGTTTGTGAATGGAAAAGAAATTGCCAATGCATATTCCGAGCTAAATGACCCCATTGACCAGCGCGAACGTTTTGAAGACCAGCTTAAATTAGCCGGCAGAGGCGATGATGAAGCAATGCCTTTGGATGAGGATTTCCTGCGTGCATTGGAATATGCTATGCCTCCCACATCGGGTTT
- a CDS encoding site-specific integrase: MYTAKIIKYKGTKRIAVTFEKNQELINRFKKLDGAKWSATLKTWHLPDTAEYRQKFKIPAEKQLSAEALQQIEKFVQWLRSKRYSESTIKTYTEAIRIFLQFFSEKALSEIGNEDIITFNNDYILKNKLSASYQNQMVNAVKLFFQTVQTRKLNIEQIHRPKKPKTLPNVLSKEEIKAILEAHGNIKHRTMLSLIYACGLRRSELLNLKFTAIDSKRCILLIKQAKGKKDRIAPISEKIIELLRQYYKAYKPQTWLFEGQTKGEQYSEKSLENVLKQALQKANIKKPVSLHWLRHSYATHLLENGTDLRFIQELLGHNSSKTTEIYTHVSTKSLKNIKSPFDDL, encoded by the coding sequence ATGTACACAGCCAAGATCATCAAATACAAAGGCACAAAACGCATTGCAGTTACTTTTGAAAAAAATCAAGAACTGATAAACCGTTTCAAAAAATTAGACGGTGCAAAATGGAGTGCTACTTTAAAAACGTGGCATTTGCCCGACACGGCAGAATATCGCCAAAAATTCAAAATACCTGCCGAAAAACAATTATCTGCCGAAGCACTGCAACAGATAGAAAAGTTTGTGCAATGGCTACGAAGTAAGCGATACAGCGAAAGCACCATAAAAACCTATACCGAAGCCATTCGGATTTTTCTGCAATTCTTTTCTGAAAAGGCTTTGAGTGAAATCGGGAATGAAGATATTATCACATTCAACAACGACTATATTTTGAAGAACAAACTTTCTGCGTCCTATCAAAATCAAATGGTAAATGCCGTGAAATTGTTTTTTCAAACTGTTCAAACCCGTAAACTCAATATCGAGCAAATACACCGACCCAAAAAGCCGAAAACATTACCCAATGTATTGAGCAAAGAAGAAATAAAAGCCATTTTGGAAGCACACGGAAACATCAAACACCGCACAATGTTGAGCTTGATATACGCTTGTGGTTTGAGAAGAAGCGAACTATTAAACTTAAAATTTACAGCTATTGACAGCAAAAGATGCATATTGCTCATCAAACAAGCAAAAGGGAAAAAAGACCGTATAGCACCAATTTCGGAAAAGATAATTGAGCTATTACGACAATATTACAAAGCCTATAAACCTCAAACGTGGCTTTTTGAAGGACAAACCAAAGGTGAACAATACAGTGAAAAAAGCTTAGAAAACGTATTGAAACAAGCACTTCAAAAAGCCAACATTAAAAAACCCGTAAGTTTACATTGGTTACGGCACAGCTATGCCACACACCTTTTGGAAAATGGAACAGATTTGCGTTTTATTCAAGAACTTTTGGGACACAACAGCAGCAAAACAACGGAAATATATACTCACGTAAGCACTAAAAGTCTAAAAAACATAAAAAGTCCGTTTGATGATTTGTAA